One Coregonus clupeaformis isolate EN_2021a chromosome 33, ASM2061545v1, whole genome shotgun sequence DNA window includes the following coding sequences:
- the LOC121548991 gene encoding glycoprotein integral membrane protein 1, with the protein MAMKRTSSYALILLFMSFILTESAPRQLNTESILINVTAGTLDDTQVQESNNLQINLNISVDEEQVLINDIPVELSGVTRLNCQALLLDTINGTSEFESGDYVSTVTRVMVSQNRLWSDLEEVVALQVFSEVIEMEGKKVQQPEMCEVKILMSTNFQKLAQYTNTYPIGHSEIFRIPRENDVVITDPTNPKNAEDQVMSQTTNHYPLKHADTTQEEIAAPGKLPETPLRMDPDLLYDNNNKDDDLGGLSNQMQTEAPLKESISSYSAMCRWVEEVRDRLRRFWSESLPLFFLVMWVVVIGVVGSAVIVKILDMLFPTCEHKGIFHLNPATLMPEDEKHTLLENIEIEADKKP; encoded by the exons ATGGCGATGAAACGAACATCAAGTTATGCTCTAATTTTACTGTTTATGTCATTTATTTTAACTGAGTCTGCACCTCGACAGTTGAACACG GAAAGCATTCTGATCAATGTGACAGCAGGTACATTGGATGACACACAGGTGCAGGAGTCCAACAACTTGCAG ATCAACCTAAATATTTCAGTGGATGAAGAGCAAGTGCTCATCAATGACATCCCTGTGGAGTTGTCAGGGGTGACTAGGTTGAACTGCCAAGCCTTGCTGT TGGATACCATCAATGGTACCAGTGAATTTGAATCTGGTGACTATGTGTCCACTGTCACCCGGGTGATGGTGAGCCAGAATCGCCTGTGGAGTGATTTAGAAGAGGTGGTGGCTCTTCAGGTGTTCAGCGAGGTCATTGAGATGGAGGGGAAAAAA GTCCAGCAGCCAGAAATGTGCGAAGTGAAGATACTGATGAGCACCAATTTCCAGAAGCTTGCTCAGTATACCAACACCTACCCCATTGGACACAGTGAGATTTTCAGGATCCCAAGGGAAAATGATGTGGTCATCACAGATCCAACAAATCCTAAAAATG CTGAAGACCAAGTGATGTCCCAGACCACCAATCATTACCCTCTGAAGCATGCTGATACCACCCAGGAGGAGATTGCTGCCCCAGGCAAGCTCCCAGAGACTCCCCTCCGCATGGACCCAGACCTGCTGTATGATAACAATAATAAAGATGATGACTTGGGAGGGCTGTCGAATCAAATGCAGACAGAGGCACCGCTCAAAGAATCAATTTCCTCTTACAGT GCAATGTGTCGATGGGTAGAGGAGGTGAGGGACCGCCTGCGACGCTTCTGGTCTGAGTCGTTGCCCCTGTTCTTCTTGGTCATGTGGGTGGTGGTGATTGGTGTGGTTGGGTCAGCGGTCATTGTCAAGATCCTGGACATGCTTTTCCCAACATGTGAACACAA GGGAATTTTCCATTTAAATCCAGCGACTCTGATGCCGGAAGATGAGAAACACACCCTGCTAGAGAACATTGAAATAGAGGCAGATAAAAAGCCTTAA